A section of the Acipenser ruthenus chromosome 39, fAciRut3.2 maternal haplotype, whole genome shotgun sequence genome encodes:
- the LOC117397183 gene encoding glucose-6-phosphate exchanger SLC37A4-like isoform X1: MGATGYGYYRTTIFTAMFVGYTLYYFNRKTFSFVMPSVMEEIELDKDDLGLITSSQSAAYAISKFISGVLSDQISARWLFSIGLFLVGTINVVFSWTSTVSVFAVLWFINGLGQGLGWPPCGKVLRKWFEPSQFGTWWAVLSCSMNLAGGLGPLVATVMALSYSWRTTLSISGLICVATSFLCLLFIKNEPADVGLPSIEPGAKKGKGALFSPLPGSRDESTLKEFLLSPYLWVLSVGYLVVFGVKTACTDWGQLFLIQEKAQSILMGSSYMSALEVGGLVGSIAAGLLSDRAVARQGLRSHGNPRHALLLSMMAGMTVSMYLFRVTITPDSSKESSLWTVALHPLSILTGLSEQEILILSLGALFGFSSYGPIALFGVIANESAPSNFCGTSHAIVALMANVGGFLAGLPFSTIAKHYSWSTAFWVAEVTCAITTLVFFLLRNMRTKMGRVSKRSD; this comes from the exons ATGGGGGCGACGGGGTATGGATATTACCGGACCACTATATTCACGGCCATGTTCGTGGGTTACACGCTGTACTACTTCAACAGGAAAACCTTCTCCTTCGTCATGCCCTCCGTCATGGAGGAGATTGAGCTGGACAAGGATGACCTGG GTCTGATCACCAGCAGCCAGTCTGCTGCCTACGCTATCAGCAAGTTCATCAGCGGGGTGCTGTCGGACCAGATCAGCGCGCGCTGGCTCTTCTCCATCGGCCTCTTTCTGGTGGGCACCATCAACGTGGTCTTCTCCTGGACCTCCACCGTGAGCGTCTTCGCAGTGCTTTGGTTCATCAACGGGCTGGGTCAGGGGCTGGGCTGGCCCCCATGTGGGAAGGTGCTGAGGAAG TGGTTCGAGCCGTCTCAGTTCGGGACCTGGTGGGCCGTGCTCTCCTGCAGTATGAACCTGGCAGGGGGGCTGGGCCCACTCGTCGCCACGGTGATGGCGCTCAGCTACAGCTGGAGGACCACGCTGTCCATCTCGGGGCTGATCTGCGTCGCCACgtccttcctctgcctcctcttCATCAAGAACGAGCCGGCCGACGTAGGGCTGCCCAGCATCGAACCTGGGGCCAAGAAGGGCAAAGGAG CTTTATTTTCCCCTCTGCCAGGCTCGAGGGACGAGAGCACCCTGAAGGAGTTCCTGCTGTCCCCCTACCTCTGGGTTCTCTCGGTCGGGTACCTGGTTGTGTTTGGAGTGAAGACCGCCTGCACGGACTGGGGGCAGCTGTTCCTCATCCAGGAGAAGGCCCAGTCCATACTCATGG GAAGCTCCTATATGAGTGCTCTGGAGGTGGGGGGTCTGGTTGGCAGTATCGCCGCGGGGCTCCTCTCTGACAGGGCCGTTGCTCGG CAAGGCCTGCGTAGCCATGGCAACCCTCGGCACGCCCTCCTGCTCTCCATGATGGCCGGGATGACTGTGTCCATGTACCTCTTCCGGGTCACCATCACCCCCGACTCCTCCAAA GAGTCTTCACTCTGGACAGTGGCTCTTcaccctctctctatcctcactggTTTATCGGAGCAAGAG ATTTTGATTCTCTCATTGGGGGCTCTGTTCGGTTTCTCCTCCTATGGACCAATCGCATTGTTCGGGGTGATAGCCAATGAGAGCGCTCCTTCTAACTTCTGTGGGACGTCCCACGCCATCGTTGCACTGATGGCCAATG TGGGCGGTTTCTTGGCTGGACTTCCCTTCAGCACCATTGCCAAGCACTACAGCTGGAGCACTGCATTCTGGGTAGCGGAGGTGACCTGCGCCATCACCACGCTGGTCTTCTTCCTGCTCCGCAACATGCGTACCAAGATGGGCCGCGTGTCCAAGAGGTCTGACTGA
- the LOC117397183 gene encoding glucose-6-phosphate exchanger SLC37A4-like isoform X3 — protein sequence MGATGYGYYRTTIFTAMFVGYTLYYFNRKTFSFVMPSVMEEIELDKDDLGLITSSQSAAYAISKFISGVLSDQISARWLFSIGLFLVGTINVVFSWTSTVSVFAVLWFINGLGQGLGWPPCGKVLRKWFEPSQFGTWWAVLSCSMNLAGGLGPLVATVMALSYSWRTTLSISGLICVATSFLCLLFIKNEPADVGLPSIEPGAKKGKGALFSPLPGSRDESTLKEFLLSPYLWVLSVGYLVVFGVKTACTDWGQLFLIQEKAQSILMGSSYMSALEVGGLVGSIAAGLLSDRAVARQGLRSHGNPRHALLLSMMAGMTVSMYLFRVTITPDSSKILILSLGALFGFSSYGPIALFGVIANESAPSNFCGTSHAIVALMANVGGFLAGLPFSTIAKHYSWSTAFWVAEVTCAITTLVFFLLRNMRTKMGRVSKRSD from the exons ATGGGGGCGACGGGGTATGGATATTACCGGACCACTATATTCACGGCCATGTTCGTGGGTTACACGCTGTACTACTTCAACAGGAAAACCTTCTCCTTCGTCATGCCCTCCGTCATGGAGGAGATTGAGCTGGACAAGGATGACCTGG GTCTGATCACCAGCAGCCAGTCTGCTGCCTACGCTATCAGCAAGTTCATCAGCGGGGTGCTGTCGGACCAGATCAGCGCGCGCTGGCTCTTCTCCATCGGCCTCTTTCTGGTGGGCACCATCAACGTGGTCTTCTCCTGGACCTCCACCGTGAGCGTCTTCGCAGTGCTTTGGTTCATCAACGGGCTGGGTCAGGGGCTGGGCTGGCCCCCATGTGGGAAGGTGCTGAGGAAG TGGTTCGAGCCGTCTCAGTTCGGGACCTGGTGGGCCGTGCTCTCCTGCAGTATGAACCTGGCAGGGGGGCTGGGCCCACTCGTCGCCACGGTGATGGCGCTCAGCTACAGCTGGAGGACCACGCTGTCCATCTCGGGGCTGATCTGCGTCGCCACgtccttcctctgcctcctcttCATCAAGAACGAGCCGGCCGACGTAGGGCTGCCCAGCATCGAACCTGGGGCCAAGAAGGGCAAAGGAG CTTTATTTTCCCCTCTGCCAGGCTCGAGGGACGAGAGCACCCTGAAGGAGTTCCTGCTGTCCCCCTACCTCTGGGTTCTCTCGGTCGGGTACCTGGTTGTGTTTGGAGTGAAGACCGCCTGCACGGACTGGGGGCAGCTGTTCCTCATCCAGGAGAAGGCCCAGTCCATACTCATGG GAAGCTCCTATATGAGTGCTCTGGAGGTGGGGGGTCTGGTTGGCAGTATCGCCGCGGGGCTCCTCTCTGACAGGGCCGTTGCTCGG CAAGGCCTGCGTAGCCATGGCAACCCTCGGCACGCCCTCCTGCTCTCCATGATGGCCGGGATGACTGTGTCCATGTACCTCTTCCGGGTCACCATCACCCCCGACTCCTCCAAA ATTTTGATTCTCTCATTGGGGGCTCTGTTCGGTTTCTCCTCCTATGGACCAATCGCATTGTTCGGGGTGATAGCCAATGAGAGCGCTCCTTCTAACTTCTGTGGGACGTCCCACGCCATCGTTGCACTGATGGCCAATG TGGGCGGTTTCTTGGCTGGACTTCCCTTCAGCACCATTGCCAAGCACTACAGCTGGAGCACTGCATTCTGGGTAGCGGAGGTGACCTGCGCCATCACCACGCTGGTCTTCTTCCTGCTCCGCAACATGCGTACCAAGATGGGCCGCGTGTCCAAGAGGTCTGACTGA
- the LOC117397183 gene encoding glucose-6-phosphate exchanger SLC37A4-like isoform X2, whose protein sequence is MGATGYGYYRTTIFTAMFVGYTLYYFNRKTFSFVMPSVMEEIELDKDDLGLITSSQSAAYAISKFISGVLSDQISARWLFSIGLFLVGTINVVFSWTSTVSVFAVLWFINGLGQGLGWPPCGKVLRKWFEPSQFGTWWAVLSCSMNLAGGLGPLVATVMALSYSWRTTLSISGLICVATSFLCLLFIKNEPADVGLPSIEPGAKKGKGGSRDESTLKEFLLSPYLWVLSVGYLVVFGVKTACTDWGQLFLIQEKAQSILMGSSYMSALEVGGLVGSIAAGLLSDRAVARQGLRSHGNPRHALLLSMMAGMTVSMYLFRVTITPDSSKESSLWTVALHPLSILTGLSEQEILILSLGALFGFSSYGPIALFGVIANESAPSNFCGTSHAIVALMANVGGFLAGLPFSTIAKHYSWSTAFWVAEVTCAITTLVFFLLRNMRTKMGRVSKRSD, encoded by the exons ATGGGGGCGACGGGGTATGGATATTACCGGACCACTATATTCACGGCCATGTTCGTGGGTTACACGCTGTACTACTTCAACAGGAAAACCTTCTCCTTCGTCATGCCCTCCGTCATGGAGGAGATTGAGCTGGACAAGGATGACCTGG GTCTGATCACCAGCAGCCAGTCTGCTGCCTACGCTATCAGCAAGTTCATCAGCGGGGTGCTGTCGGACCAGATCAGCGCGCGCTGGCTCTTCTCCATCGGCCTCTTTCTGGTGGGCACCATCAACGTGGTCTTCTCCTGGACCTCCACCGTGAGCGTCTTCGCAGTGCTTTGGTTCATCAACGGGCTGGGTCAGGGGCTGGGCTGGCCCCCATGTGGGAAGGTGCTGAGGAAG TGGTTCGAGCCGTCTCAGTTCGGGACCTGGTGGGCCGTGCTCTCCTGCAGTATGAACCTGGCAGGGGGGCTGGGCCCACTCGTCGCCACGGTGATGGCGCTCAGCTACAGCTGGAGGACCACGCTGTCCATCTCGGGGCTGATCTGCGTCGCCACgtccttcctctgcctcctcttCATCAAGAACGAGCCGGCCGACGTAGGGCTGCCCAGCATCGAACCTGGGGCCAAGAAGGGCAAAGGAG GCTCGAGGGACGAGAGCACCCTGAAGGAGTTCCTGCTGTCCCCCTACCTCTGGGTTCTCTCGGTCGGGTACCTGGTTGTGTTTGGAGTGAAGACCGCCTGCACGGACTGGGGGCAGCTGTTCCTCATCCAGGAGAAGGCCCAGTCCATACTCATGG GAAGCTCCTATATGAGTGCTCTGGAGGTGGGGGGTCTGGTTGGCAGTATCGCCGCGGGGCTCCTCTCTGACAGGGCCGTTGCTCGG CAAGGCCTGCGTAGCCATGGCAACCCTCGGCACGCCCTCCTGCTCTCCATGATGGCCGGGATGACTGTGTCCATGTACCTCTTCCGGGTCACCATCACCCCCGACTCCTCCAAA GAGTCTTCACTCTGGACAGTGGCTCTTcaccctctctctatcctcactggTTTATCGGAGCAAGAG ATTTTGATTCTCTCATTGGGGGCTCTGTTCGGTTTCTCCTCCTATGGACCAATCGCATTGTTCGGGGTGATAGCCAATGAGAGCGCTCCTTCTAACTTCTGTGGGACGTCCCACGCCATCGTTGCACTGATGGCCAATG TGGGCGGTTTCTTGGCTGGACTTCCCTTCAGCACCATTGCCAAGCACTACAGCTGGAGCACTGCATTCTGGGTAGCGGAGGTGACCTGCGCCATCACCACGCTGGTCTTCTTCCTGCTCCGCAACATGCGTACCAAGATGGGCCGCGTGTCCAAGAGGTCTGACTGA
- the LOC117397183 gene encoding glucose-6-phosphate exchanger SLC37A4-like isoform X4 — protein sequence MGATGYGYYRTTIFTAMFVGYTLYYFNRKTFSFVMPSVMEEIELDKDDLGLITSSQSAAYAISKFISGVLSDQISARWLFSIGLFLVGTINVVFSWTSTVSVFAVLWFINGLGQGLGWPPCGKVLRKWFEPSQFGTWWAVLSCSMNLAGGLGPLVATVMALSYSWRTTLSISGLICVATSFLCLLFIKNEPADVGLPSIEPGAKKGKGGSRDESTLKEFLLSPYLWVLSVGYLVVFGVKTACTDWGQLFLIQEKAQSILMGSSYMSALEVGGLVGSIAAGLLSDRAVARQGLRSHGNPRHALLLSMMAGMTVSMYLFRVTITPDSSKILILSLGALFGFSSYGPIALFGVIANESAPSNFCGTSHAIVALMANVGGFLAGLPFSTIAKHYSWSTAFWVAEVTCAITTLVFFLLRNMRTKMGRVSKRSD from the exons ATGGGGGCGACGGGGTATGGATATTACCGGACCACTATATTCACGGCCATGTTCGTGGGTTACACGCTGTACTACTTCAACAGGAAAACCTTCTCCTTCGTCATGCCCTCCGTCATGGAGGAGATTGAGCTGGACAAGGATGACCTGG GTCTGATCACCAGCAGCCAGTCTGCTGCCTACGCTATCAGCAAGTTCATCAGCGGGGTGCTGTCGGACCAGATCAGCGCGCGCTGGCTCTTCTCCATCGGCCTCTTTCTGGTGGGCACCATCAACGTGGTCTTCTCCTGGACCTCCACCGTGAGCGTCTTCGCAGTGCTTTGGTTCATCAACGGGCTGGGTCAGGGGCTGGGCTGGCCCCCATGTGGGAAGGTGCTGAGGAAG TGGTTCGAGCCGTCTCAGTTCGGGACCTGGTGGGCCGTGCTCTCCTGCAGTATGAACCTGGCAGGGGGGCTGGGCCCACTCGTCGCCACGGTGATGGCGCTCAGCTACAGCTGGAGGACCACGCTGTCCATCTCGGGGCTGATCTGCGTCGCCACgtccttcctctgcctcctcttCATCAAGAACGAGCCGGCCGACGTAGGGCTGCCCAGCATCGAACCTGGGGCCAAGAAGGGCAAAGGAG GCTCGAGGGACGAGAGCACCCTGAAGGAGTTCCTGCTGTCCCCCTACCTCTGGGTTCTCTCGGTCGGGTACCTGGTTGTGTTTGGAGTGAAGACCGCCTGCACGGACTGGGGGCAGCTGTTCCTCATCCAGGAGAAGGCCCAGTCCATACTCATGG GAAGCTCCTATATGAGTGCTCTGGAGGTGGGGGGTCTGGTTGGCAGTATCGCCGCGGGGCTCCTCTCTGACAGGGCCGTTGCTCGG CAAGGCCTGCGTAGCCATGGCAACCCTCGGCACGCCCTCCTGCTCTCCATGATGGCCGGGATGACTGTGTCCATGTACCTCTTCCGGGTCACCATCACCCCCGACTCCTCCAAA ATTTTGATTCTCTCATTGGGGGCTCTGTTCGGTTTCTCCTCCTATGGACCAATCGCATTGTTCGGGGTGATAGCCAATGAGAGCGCTCCTTCTAACTTCTGTGGGACGTCCCACGCCATCGTTGCACTGATGGCCAATG TGGGCGGTTTCTTGGCTGGACTTCCCTTCAGCACCATTGCCAAGCACTACAGCTGGAGCACTGCATTCTGGGTAGCGGAGGTGACCTGCGCCATCACCACGCTGGTCTTCTTCCTGCTCCGCAACATGCGTACCAAGATGGGCCGCGTGTCCAAGAGGTCTGACTGA
- the LOC117966529 gene encoding trafficking protein particle complex subunit 4 yields MAIFSVYVVNKAGGLIYQYDSYTPRAEAEKTFSFPLDIVLKAHDERILVSFGQRDGIRVGHAVLSINGVDLNGRCTADGKDVIEYLKDPVNYPVSIRFGRPRLSSNEKLMLASMFHSLFAIGSQLSPEVGSSGIEMLETDTFKLHCYQTLTGIKFIILADPRQTGIDSLLRKIYEIYSDFALKNPFYSLEMPIRCELFDQNLKLALEVVEKAGTFGPGS; encoded by the exons ATGGCGATTTTCAGTGTGTATGTGGTCAATAAAGCTGGCGGCCTGATCTACCAGTACGACAGCTACACTCCGCGGGCAGAGGCCGAGAAAACCTTCAGCTTCCCGCTGGACATCGTGCTCAAAGCGCACGACGAGCGGATCCTCGTCTCCTTCGGCCAGCGAGACGGTATCCGGG TGGGGCATGCCGTGCTCTCTATTAACGGCGTGGATCTGAACGGGAGGTGCACCGCGGACGGGAAAGACGTGATCGAGTACCTGAAAGACCCCGTCAACTACCCGGTGTCCATCCGCTTCGGCCGCCCACGCCTCTCCTCCAACGAGAAGCTGATGCTGGCTTCGATGTTCCACTC GCTGTTTGCAATCGGATCCCAACTGTCTCCTGAAGTGGGGAGCTCTGGTATTGAAATGCTGGAGACGGACACCTTCAAACTGCACTGCTACCAGACACTCACGG GTATCAAGTTTATTATTCTAGCAGATCCTCGTCAGACTGGGATCGACTCTCTTCTCAGGAAGATTTACGAGATCTATTCTGATTTCGCTCTGAAGAACCCCTTCTACTCGCTGGAGATGCCCATCAG GTGTGAATTGTTCGATCAGAATTTGAAATTGGCGCTGGAAGTTGTGGAGAAAGCCGGAACTTTTGGACCAGGGTCCTGA
- the LOC117397051 gene encoding small ribosomal subunit protein eS25 — MPPKDDKKKKDAGKSGKKDKDPVNKSGGKAKKKKWSKGKVRDKLNNLVLFDKATYEKLYKEVPNYKLITPAVVSERLKIRGSLARASLQELLNKGMIKLVSKHRAQVIYTRNTKGPDAPEEKEA, encoded by the exons ATG CCGCCCAAGGACGATAAGAAGAAGAAAGATGCGGGCAAGTCCGGTAAGAAGGACAAGGACCCAGTCAACAAGTCCGGGGGCAAGGCCAAGAAGAAG AAGTGGTCCAAGGGGAAAGTGAGGGACAAGCTCAACAACTTGGTCCTCTTCGACAAGGCCACCTATGAAAAGCTGTACAAGGAGGTGCCCAACTACAAACTCATCACCCCCGCTGTGGTGTCTGAGAGGCTGAAGATCAGGGGATCCCTGGCCAGAGCCTCCCTCCAGGAACTGCTCAACAAAG GTATGATCAAGCTGGTTTCTAAACACAGAGCTCAGGTTATCTACACAAGAAACACCAAGGGACCCGATGCACCAGAAGAGAAGGAGGCATAG
- the LOC117397121 gene encoding centrosomal AT-AC splicing factor — MGAFYCSVCKQTFFAGKSHIFGKKHQDKLKIVLTKFLDKVKEARRMLKAPAVEKYDVTEHELNLWCYCCGAEVQKHITNGNLTVLCGGLLEHMASPEHRKQTDRFWWENKADSKLKEKFLFSEEEMDRFKTEVAKALESYEEKEDEFIKQQASYIREVEQRRQEVMQSTLEPESESESPQGPPQCGPPGHIESSGNRDNYRRGGAGKRAGPSGADEFEDSDWAGGGLDLTFIGYQDSSSGGNVHTGATPPWLKQDPEEGGSGTQEPQAGPSHEEFLKHKEQEKLRKLPASRVGANFDHASQTDAGWLPSFGRVWNSGRRWQSRHQFRAEEGQGTNHKRKKHEPWKGSKKHKPADS, encoded by the exons ATGGGTGCGTTTTACTGCAGCGTTTGTAAACAGACTTTCTTTGCTGGGAAAAGTCACATTTTTGGGAAGAAGCACCAGGACAAGTTGAAAATCGTCCTGACTAAATTCTTAGACAAG gtgaaggaAGCTCGCAGGATGTTGAAAGCCCCAGCGGTGGAGAAGTACGACGTCACTGAGCACGAACTGAACTTGTGGTGCTACTGCTGCGGGGCCGAGGTGCAGAAACACATAACCAACGGCAACCTGACCGTGCTGTGCGGGGGGCTGCTGGAGCACATGGCCAG CCCCGAACACAGAAAGCAGACCGACAGATTCTGGTGGGAAAACAAGGCAGACTCCAAACTGAAGGAGAAATTCCTCTTTTCAGAGGAAGAGATGGACAG GTTTAAGACTGAAGTAGCGAAAGCCCTGGAATCCTATGAAGAGAAGGAGGATGAATTCATTAAACAG CAAGCGTCTTATATCAGAGAAGTGGAGCAAaggagacaggaagtgatgcaaTCCACCTTAGAG CCTGAGAGTGAGTCGGAGAGCCCCCAAGGACCCCCGCAGTGCGGCCCCCCGGGACACATCGAGAG TTCAGGTAACCGGGACAACTACAGGAGAGGGGGAGCAGGGAAGCGGGCCGGGCCAAGTGGAGCAGACGAATTTGAGGATTCTGATTGGGCAGGTGGAGGCCTGGACTTAACTTTCATTGGTTATCAG gattcatCAAGTGGTGGAAACGTTCACACAG GAGCCACCCCACCCTGGCTGAAGCAGGACCCTGAGGAGGGCGGCTCTGGGACCCAGGAGCCCCAGGCTGGACCGTCCCACGAGGAGTTCCTGAAACACA AGGAGCAGGAGAAGCTGCGGAAACTCCCAGCCAGTCGGGTGGGGGCGAATTTCGACCACGCCTCTCAGACGGACGCTGGTTGGCTGCCTTCGTTTGGAAGGGTGTGGAACAGCGGCAGGAGGTGGCAGTCCAG GCACCAGTTCAGAGCCGAGGAGGGACAAGGAACTAATCACAAGCGAAAGAAACATGAACCATGGAAAGGAAGCAAGAAGCACAAACCGGCAGACTCTTGA
- the LOC117966520 gene encoding forkhead box protein N5-like — translation MYLQLQNKTWLCDLHLKTCLSDWDMNEEMKLAATTDQFFQDEKLNDQYLVRWHYARFSRRSSSGMEETQAPLYTEKEESNFQPSLWLMVNPRLACPIKYPQVEQPKPQPGPPLMEPKHSPLPPAPSSQSTREDLSLDESLLYTSSSSEYMFTDDDTSSLDIPVPRKPKSSPKLRKKPLKEKAVKIKSLSKRLQTVLQESNNLKKGCWPRPPINYCILIAMALNSSWSGSLNVQQIYNFTRERFPFFRTAPDGWKNTIRHNLCFSNSFEKTPQLVCSQGKRKSCLWRLTVDGRRRLRREIQGLSGDSFKVLRMSMMEPDLITGLLEM, via the exons ATGTATCTTCAGCTTCAAAACAAGACGTGGCTGTGCGATCTACACCTGAAGACATGCCTCAGCGACTGGGACATGAACGAGGAGATGAAGCTGGCCGCAACTACTGACCAGTTCTTTCAAG ATGAGAAGCTGAATGACCAGTACCTGGTTCGATGGCACTATGCACGCTTCTCCAGGCGCAGCTCGTCGGGGATGGAGGAAACGCAAGCCCCGCTCTACACTGAGAAGGAAG AATCTAACTTCCAGCCCAGTCTCTGGTTGATGGTGAACCCCAGGCTGGCCTGCCCCATCAAGTACCCACAGGTGGAGCAGCCCAAGCCCCAGCCTGGTCCCCCTCTGATGGAACCGAAACACTCGCCCCTGCCCCCTGCCCCTTCCTCCCAGTCAACTAGAGAGGATCTGAGCCTGGACGAGTCCCTGCTCTACACGTCTTCATCCAGCGAGTACATG TTCACAGATGATGACACTTCGTCCCTCGATATCCCTGTTCCGCGGAAACCCAAAAGCTCTCCCAAGCTGAGGAAGAAGCCCCTGAAAGAGAAGGCAGTGAAAATCAAGTCCCTGAGCAAGAGGCTGCAGACGGTCCTGCAGGAGAGCAACAACCTGAAGAAGGGGTGCTGGCCGCGGCCGCCTATCAACTACTGCATCCTCATCGCCATGGCCCTCAACAGCAGCTGGAGCGGCAGCCTCAACGTGCAGCAGATCTACAACTTCACACG AGAGCGCTTTCCCTTCTTCCGCACGGCTCCCGACGGCTGGAAGAACACGATCCGCCACAACCTGTGCTTCAGCAACAGCTTTGAGAAGACGCCGCAGCTGGTGTGCAGCCAGGGCAAGCGCAAGTCCTGCCTGTGGAGGCTCACCGTGGACGGGCGGCGTCGACTGCGCAGAGAGATCCAGGGGCTCTCCGGCGACTCCTTCAAGGTGCTGCGCATGAGCATGATGGAGCCAG ATTTGATCACTGGCTTGTTAGAGATGTAA
- the LOC117397153 gene encoding uroplakin-2-like isoform X1 translates to MRSVLVTTALLVLCTLAKATDFWVTLLSGDKMITGILSNSVILTLPPCKFAGQQVNLEWADTNGTSSATLTNAFVVPGCQFKRAVIQASDSNPQFTVTRDLGYQLTGLTPGHTYNLQYVIPATQDRSNVVVAGTRQVQDYNSINGGLAARSGGMIVITVLLSIAMCVLIVGLIVAAVLGRRK, encoded by the exons ATGAGGAGTGTCCTCGTCACAACTGCCCTTCTGGTGCTCTGCACCTTGGCAAAAGCAA CGGACTTCTGGGTCACATTGCTTTCTGGAGACAAGATGATCACCGGTATACTATCAAACTCTGTGATCCTCACTCTGCCCCCCTGCAAATTCGCAGGCCAGCAGGTCAACTTGGAGTGGGCTGACACTAACGGAACGAGCT CAGCAACTCTCACAAACGCGTTCGTGGTGCCAGGGTGCCAGTTCAAGAGAGCTGTGATTCAAGCATCCGACAGCAACCCACAGTTCACAGTGACCAGAGACCTGGGCTACCAGCTCACTGGACTGACACCAGGACACACCTATAA CTTGCAATATGTAATCCCAGCGACACAAGACAGGAGCAACGTTGTGGTGGCCGGTACCAGACAAG TGCAAGACTACAACTCGATCAACGGTGGTCTGGCAGCCCGGTCCGGGGGTATGATCGTCATCACCGTCCTGCTGTCCATCGCCATGTGCGTGCTCATTGTCGGGCTGATTGTGGCTGCCGTTTTGGGCCGACGCAAGTAG
- the LOC117397153 gene encoding uroplakin-2-like isoform X2, whose product MRSVLVTTALLVLCTLAKATDFWVTLLSGDKMITGILSNSVILTLPPCKFAGQQVNLEWADTNGTSSTLTNAFVVPGCQFKRAVIQASDSNPQFTVTRDLGYQLTGLTPGHTYNLQYVIPATQDRSNVVVAGTRQVQDYNSINGGLAARSGGMIVITVLLSIAMCVLIVGLIVAAVLGRRK is encoded by the exons ATGAGGAGTGTCCTCGTCACAACTGCCCTTCTGGTGCTCTGCACCTTGGCAAAAGCAA CGGACTTCTGGGTCACATTGCTTTCTGGAGACAAGATGATCACCGGTATACTATCAAACTCTGTGATCCTCACTCTGCCCCCCTGCAAATTCGCAGGCCAGCAGGTCAACTTGGAGTGGGCTGACACTAACGGAACGAGCT CAACTCTCACAAACGCGTTCGTGGTGCCAGGGTGCCAGTTCAAGAGAGCTGTGATTCAAGCATCCGACAGCAACCCACAGTTCACAGTGACCAGAGACCTGGGCTACCAGCTCACTGGACTGACACCAGGACACACCTATAA CTTGCAATATGTAATCCCAGCGACACAAGACAGGAGCAACGTTGTGGTGGCCGGTACCAGACAAG TGCAAGACTACAACTCGATCAACGGTGGTCTGGCAGCCCGGTCCGGGGGTATGATCGTCATCACCGTCCTGCTGTCCATCGCCATGTGCGTGCTCATTGTCGGGCTGATTGTGGCTGCCGTTTTGGGCCGACGCAAGTAG